One window of the Emcibacter sp. genome contains the following:
- the mce gene encoding methylmalonyl-CoA epimerase translates to MIGRLNHVAIAVPDLEAAAALYRDTLGAKVSEAVDQPDHGVTTVFIELPNTKIELLHPLGDNSPIAGFLAKNPSGGMHHVCYEVDDIHAAAAKLKEAGLRIIGDGNPKIGAHGKPVLFLHPKDFCGTLVEIEQV, encoded by the coding sequence ATGATTGGAAGACTGAACCATGTTGCCATCGCCGTACCGGACCTGGAAGCAGCCGCAGCCCTTTACCGGGATACTCTGGGCGCCAAGGTTTCCGAAGCGGTAGATCAACCGGATCACGGGGTAACCACGGTTTTTATCGAATTGCCCAACACCAAGATCGAGCTGCTTCACCCGTTGGGGGACAATTCACCCATCGCAGGTTTTCTGGCCAAAAATCCGTCCGGCGGCATGCATCATGTCTGTTATGAGGTGGACGATATTCACGCCGCAGCCGCCAAGCTGAAGGAAGCCGGACTGCGGATTATCGGTGACGGCAATCCGAAAATCGGTGCACATGGAAAACCGGTGCTGTTTTTGCATCCCAAGGATTTTTGCGGCACCCTCGTTGAAATTGAGCAGGTATAG
- a CDS encoding THxN family PEP-CTERM protein: MRSNKIISLITGAVASVVLMGSANAATMITEWNLTADAFFADETGDPGAIIVNNGDYISWGGEDGRQSHLVIGDQSGYDGTTPAANANGHTEVNGIMTNGGAEMAATLTHVNNVISGGTSLSTVTIVDSINLTAVTPAGFALGPVVFPLFIEFQETPNVEDTCVDAAVSVCDDIFVLTNPGNLAFSFIEDGYKYTVTLDLGLDTFLDNDACIAAGAEPGCQGFLTEEDAFTTLFTSVFITAEEVSEPAMLGLLGLGLVFAGLRRRKA; the protein is encoded by the coding sequence GTGAGAAGCAATAAAATAATTTCCCTTATCACTGGCGCAGTAGCAAGTGTTGTGCTTATGGGCTCTGCCAACGCAGCAACCATGATCACAGAATGGAACCTTACAGCAGATGCATTCTTCGCTGACGAAACCGGCGATCCGGGTGCCATCATTGTTAACAATGGCGATTATATTTCATGGGGCGGTGAAGACGGACGTCAGAGCCACTTGGTGATTGGTGATCAGTCTGGTTACGACGGTACAACACCGGCTGCCAACGCAAACGGTCATACTGAAGTAAACGGTATCATGACAAATGGCGGCGCAGAAATGGCTGCAACCCTGACACACGTAAACAATGTGATCTCAGGCGGTACTTCACTGTCAACCGTAACAATCGTTGACTCCATCAACCTGACAGCTGTTACTCCTGCCGGTTTCGCACTCGGCCCGGTTGTATTCCCGCTGTTCATCGAGTTCCAGGAAACACCGAACGTTGAAGATACATGTGTTGATGCTGCCGTAAGCGTCTGCGATGACATCTTTGTTCTGACCAATCCTGGTAACCTGGCCTTCAGCTTCATTGAAGACGGTTACAAATACACCGTTACTCTGGATCTTGGCCTGGATACATTCCTGGACAACGATGCTTGTATCGCTGCCGGTGCTGAGCCTGGTTGTCAGGGCTTCCTGACCGAAGAAGATGCTTTCACAACACTCTTCACTTCAGTGTTCATCACAGCCGAAGAAGTTTCCGAGCCTGCAATGCTTGGTCTGCTCGGCCTGGGTCTGGTCTTCGCCGGCCTGCGTCGCCGCAAAGCCTGA
- the dnaE gene encoding DNA polymerase III subunit alpha gives MENNSFIHLRLHSAYSLSEGAIHVKALPKLCAQHQMPAVAITDTNNMFGMLEASLVLPDYGIQPIIGCCLSVTHGPEDVPAMTKRPDPGSVVLLAQTEEGYHNLMEIVSQAHLDSEAHEMPQVGLSQLVGKTEGLICLSGGAKGPIGKYLLEDDLEKAEEVTRRLINLFPDRLYMELMRHGMSEEELCEERLLDLAYDYDIPLAATNDVHFPVRDMYAAHDALLCIADGAYVEQDDRRKMTPEHYFKSPAEMAKLFEDLPEAVANTVVIARRCAFRVPTIDPILPKFTVDEETSEAETLRQFARKGLEGRLEAHVFTGEETDEERAEKAKPYFDRLQYELDIIIRMDFPGYFLIVSDFIQWSKDHNIPVGPGRGSGAGSVVAWALLITDLDPLRFSLLFERFLNPERVSMPDFDIDFCQDKRDQVIRYVQDKYGHDQVAQIITFGKLQARAVVRDVGRVLQMPYGQVDRLSKMIPSNPANPVTLSEALETEERLRAERKNDPTTARLIDMALQLEGLFRHASTHAAGVVIGDRPLQKLVPLYRDPKSDMPVTQFNMKFVEQAGLVKFDFLGLKTLTVLAKAVENIAPRGIDIDLSKVPLDDRPSFELMGRGKTVGVFQLESSGMQNVLLQMKPDLFEDIIAVVALYRPGPMDNIPKYIACKHGEEEPDYLHPLLVDVLKETYGVIIYQEQVMQIAQILADYSLGEADLLRRAMGKKIAAEMDKQRERFQEGADKKGVDPKQAAHIFDLVAKFAGYGFNKSHAAAYALVAYHTAYLKANFPVEFMAAIMSLDLNNTDKLQIFKEELKSLHIPILSPDINKSHVEFSVEVVEGEKDEENTGGAKGDGVLRGVRYALAGLKNVGSSAMEALVAEREKNGPFKSLEDFCARIDTHHINKRALENMARAGAFDSINSNRAQVFQSVEMLMKQASAATQARNSDQVSLFGDVVDEPKIALPDVNDWPLIDRLNYERDAIGFYLSAHPLDAYDKVLARQKVVPSAQIEARATGKGGIVKLAGTIQNLKEKRSQRGNKYAFLGLSDAHGAYEVTLFSEILNAKRDMLTAGNSVIITAEVRKTDEGAVRLTAQGIEAIDQVAARTAKGLEIFVENETSLSAVREILQQHKGGKGTVTFKIKVADDDEFDVDIELPEGYVISPSVRNAIVTMRGIIEAREI, from the coding sequence ATGGAAAACAACAGCTTTATTCATCTGAGATTGCATTCTGCCTATTCGCTTTCCGAAGGCGCAATTCACGTAAAGGCTCTGCCAAAACTCTGTGCCCAGCATCAGATGCCGGCTGTGGCCATCACTGACACCAATAATATGTTTGGTATGCTGGAAGCCTCCCTTGTGCTTCCGGATTATGGAATTCAGCCCATTATCGGCTGTTGTCTGTCTGTGACCCACGGGCCGGAAGATGTGCCGGCCATGACAAAAAGGCCCGATCCCGGCTCAGTTGTGCTGTTGGCTCAAACTGAAGAGGGATATCACAACCTGATGGAAATTGTCAGTCAGGCCCATCTGGATTCCGAAGCTCACGAGATGCCGCAGGTTGGTCTGAGCCAGCTGGTTGGCAAAACCGAGGGCCTGATCTGTCTGTCCGGGGGAGCGAAAGGGCCGATCGGCAAGTATCTTCTGGAGGACGACCTTGAAAAAGCAGAAGAAGTCACTCGCAGACTGATCAACTTGTTTCCTGACCGGCTTTATATGGAACTGATGCGGCATGGCATGAGTGAGGAAGAGCTGTGCGAAGAACGCCTGCTTGATCTGGCCTATGATTATGACATTCCGCTGGCCGCGACCAATGATGTGCACTTTCCTGTCCGCGATATGTATGCCGCGCATGACGCCTTGCTGTGTATTGCCGACGGGGCCTATGTGGAGCAGGACGACCGTCGCAAGATGACCCCGGAGCATTATTTCAAGTCGCCCGCGGAAATGGCCAAACTGTTTGAAGATCTGCCGGAAGCCGTTGCCAATACCGTTGTGATTGCGCGACGTTGTGCCTTTCGGGTGCCGACCATAGATCCTATTCTGCCGAAATTCACGGTTGATGAGGAAACATCAGAGGCGGAAACCCTGCGACAGTTTGCCCGCAAAGGGCTTGAAGGACGTCTTGAGGCCCATGTATTTACCGGCGAGGAAACCGACGAGGAGCGTGCGGAAAAGGCAAAACCCTATTTCGACCGGCTTCAGTACGAGCTGGATATCATTATTCGCATGGATTTTCCCGGCTATTTCCTGATCGTGTCCGACTTTATTCAATGGTCCAAGGATCATAATATCCCCGTCGGTCCGGGGCGAGGATCGGGCGCCGGTTCCGTTGTGGCCTGGGCGCTGCTGATCACCGACCTTGATCCCCTGCGGTTCAGCCTGCTGTTCGAGAGGTTTCTCAACCCGGAACGTGTGTCGATGCCGGACTTTGATATTGATTTCTGCCAGGACAAGCGTGATCAGGTGATCCGTTATGTGCAGGATAAATACGGGCACGACCAGGTGGCACAGATTATTACGTTCGGTAAACTGCAAGCCCGCGCTGTGGTGCGCGATGTTGGCCGTGTCTTGCAGATGCCATACGGGCAGGTGGACCGGCTGTCAAAAATGATTCCCAGCAATCCGGCAAATCCCGTGACCTTGTCCGAGGCTCTGGAGACGGAGGAGCGGCTTCGGGCGGAACGAAAAAACGATCCGACCACAGCCCGGCTGATTGACATGGCCCTGCAGCTGGAGGGGCTTTTCCGCCATGCCTCCACCCATGCTGCCGGCGTTGTGATCGGCGACCGGCCTTTGCAGAAACTGGTCCCGCTCTATCGCGACCCGAAGTCGGACATGCCGGTCACCCAGTTCAATATGAAATTTGTGGAACAGGCGGGGCTGGTCAAATTTGACTTTCTCGGCCTGAAAACCCTGACTGTTCTGGCCAAGGCCGTGGAAAATATCGCTCCGCGGGGCATTGATATTGACCTGTCCAAGGTGCCGCTTGATGACAGGCCGTCCTTTGAACTCATGGGGCGAGGCAAAACAGTCGGCGTGTTCCAGCTGGAAAGTAGCGGCATGCAGAATGTGCTGCTGCAGATGAAACCTGACCTTTTCGAGGATATCATCGCTGTGGTGGCGCTTTATCGCCCCGGTCCCATGGACAATATTCCCAAATATATTGCCTGTAAACACGGCGAGGAAGAGCCGGATTACCTGCATCCACTGCTGGTTGATGTGCTGAAGGAAACCTATGGTGTGATCATTTACCAGGAACAGGTGATGCAGATCGCCCAGATCCTGGCTGATTATTCCCTGGGTGAAGCCGACCTGCTGCGTCGCGCCATGGGCAAGAAGATTGCCGCGGAAATGGACAAACAGCGGGAACGGTTCCAGGAAGGGGCCGACAAAAAGGGCGTTGATCCCAAACAGGCAGCCCATATTTTTGATCTTGTGGCGAAATTTGCCGGCTACGGCTTTAACAAATCCCATGCGGCCGCTTATGCCCTGGTGGCGTATCATACCGCTTATCTCAAGGCCAACTTCCCGGTCGAGTTCATGGCAGCGATCATGTCGCTGGACCTGAATAACACGGACAAGCTGCAGATTTTCAAGGAAGAGCTGAAAAGTCTGCATATACCGATTCTGTCGCCGGACATTAATAAATCCCATGTGGAATTTTCTGTCGAAGTGGTGGAAGGCGAAAAAGACGAAGAAAATACCGGTGGAGCCAAAGGGGATGGAGTGTTGCGCGGTGTGCGCTATGCCTTGGCCGGTCTCAAGAATGTAGGATCATCGGCCATGGAAGCTCTGGTGGCTGAACGGGAAAAGAACGGCCCGTTTAAAAGTCTGGAGGACTTCTGCGCCCGTATCGATACCCATCATATAAACAAGCGGGCGCTGGAGAATATGGCGCGGGCAGGGGCCTTTGACAGTATCAATTCCAACCGGGCCCAGGTGTTCCAGTCAGTTGAAATGCTTATGAAACAGGCCAGTGCCGCAACCCAGGCCCGGAACAGCGACCAGGTCAGCCTGTTCGGGGACGTGGTTGATGAGCCGAAAATTGCGTTACCTGATGTCAACGACTGGCCTCTGATTGACCGGTTGAACTATGAACGGGATGCCATCGGCTTTTATCTGTCGGCTCACCCGCTGGATGCCTACGACAAAGTGCTGGCCCGCCAGAAAGTGGTGCCGTCAGCCCAGATCGAAGCGAGGGCGACTGGTAAAGGCGGTATCGTCAAGCTGGCAGGAACCATTCAGAATCTTAAGGAAAAGAGATCTCAACGCGGTAATAAATACGCTTTCCTGGGGCTTTCGGATGCCCATGGTGCCTATGAGGTCACCCTTTTTTCCGAAATCCTCAATGCCAAACGGGATATGCTGACGGCCGGAAATTCTGTCATTATCACCGCCGAAGTGCGCAAAACTGATGAAGGCGCCGTCAGATTAACAGCCCAGGGTATTGAAGCCATTGACCAGGTGGCGGCCCGGACTGCGAAGGGACTGGAGATATTCGTCGAGAATGAAACCTCCCTGTCCGCTGTAAGGGAAATTCTCCAGCAGCACAAGGGAGGTAAAGGAACGGTCACCTTCAAGATCAAGGTCGCGGATGACGATGAGTTCGATGTAGATATTGAACTTCCGGAGGGATATGTGATTTCACCCTCGGTCCGGAATGCCATCGTCACCATGAGGGGGATTATAGAGGCACGGGAAATATGA
- a CDS encoding lipoprotein-releasing ABC transporter permease subunit — translation MFQSFEWVLAFRYLRLKGHEGFISVIAIFSLVGIFLGVAALIITMSVMGGFREELLGKVIGFKGHLLYQPVGGKVADYDESVRLLSSVQNVVHVDPIIEGQVMASFGDYATGAIVRGMRPEDLKERPLIADNIVEGSLDDFGTGEHDLAVGVRLAENYGLKIGSLVTLITPKGRVTPFGTVPRLSSYVIKAIFEVGEYNYDSGYFFMPLDQAQKYFKYGDTVQYLEITLTHPDLINETYPYVDQRLKATGHLGRLIDWRVLNRSFFNALQIERNVMFIILTLIILVAVFNVISTMIMLVRSKNKDIAILRTMGASRSSILKVFFIAGSIIGIFGTLLGVLAGIFIAKNLQAISDFIEATTGAEVWNAEIRFISEIPAIINPGEVIAVTIVALTLTFLATLYPAWRAAKTDPVEALRYE, via the coding sequence ATGTTTCAGTCCTTTGAATGGGTGCTGGCCTTCAGATATCTCAGGCTTAAGGGGCATGAGGGATTTATTTCCGTCATCGCCATTTTCTCCCTGGTTGGTATTTTCCTTGGTGTTGCCGCGCTAATCATCACCATGTCAGTGATGGGGGGCTTTCGCGAGGAACTCCTCGGTAAGGTCATTGGTTTCAAAGGACATCTTCTCTATCAGCCGGTCGGCGGCAAGGTCGCCGACTATGATGAATCGGTAAGGCTTCTCTCCTCGGTCCAGAATGTGGTGCATGTTGATCCGATTATTGAGGGTCAGGTAATGGCCTCCTTTGGCGATTATGCCACCGGCGCCATCGTGCGCGGCATGCGTCCGGAAGACCTGAAAGAACGTCCCCTGATCGCCGATAATATTGTCGAAGGCAGTCTGGATGATTTCGGCACCGGCGAACATGATCTGGCTGTCGGCGTCCGGCTCGCTGAAAATTATGGTTTGAAAATCGGGAGCCTTGTCACCCTGATCACGCCAAAGGGCCGGGTCACACCTTTCGGGACGGTGCCGCGGCTGTCCAGTTATGTGATCAAGGCTATTTTCGAAGTGGGCGAATATAATTATGATTCCGGCTATTTCTTCATGCCGCTGGACCAGGCCCAGAAATATTTCAAATACGGCGATACGGTTCAGTATCTGGAAATCACCCTGACGCATCCCGACCTGATAAACGAAACCTATCCCTACGTGGACCAGCGCCTGAAAGCAACCGGCCATCTCGGGCGCCTGATTGACTGGCGGGTGCTCAACCGCAGCTTCTTTAACGCCTTGCAGATCGAGCGTAATGTGATGTTCATCATTCTGACCCTGATTATTCTGGTCGCGGTTTTCAATGTCATATCCACCATGATCATGCTGGTACGCAGCAAGAACAAGGATATCGCCATTCTCAGGACTATGGGGGCGTCGCGATCGTCAATTCTCAAGGTCTTTTTCATCGCCGGATCCATCATCGGTATTTTTGGTACATTACTCGGGGTGCTTGCCGGTATTTTTATTGCCAAAAACCTGCAGGCGATTTCCGACTTTATAGAAGCGACCACCGGAGCCGAGGTCTGGAATGCAGAGATCCGTTTCATATCCGAGATACCGGCCATTATTAATCCGGGCGAAGTGATTGCAGTGACGATTGTAGCCTTGACCCTGACGTTTCTGGCGACCCTCTATCCGGCCTGGCGGGCGGCAAAGACCGATCCGGTGGAGGCACTGCGTTATGAATAA
- a CDS encoding NUDIX domain-containing protein: protein MTEKSVKIVEPADSATVILVRDGAQGLEVLMGMRHGNIKFGGGAYVFPGGKVDSRDEKAELEMTATDAQRLPEQFRGFRFTAIREVFEETGLIIGKMNQQPLSEDQRRAIDEKYRDLVHYEGMCLLDFLRETGVEPDLEACVPFAHWITPIVQPKRFDTRFFVCKAPKGQVAKADGQEIVDLIWAQPQDVIDQAEGTLMFPTLMNLKKISGYGTVRELLDDISGQKIITVLPEIRKNEKGEIRIIAEEAGYGSVDQKDIHPGTINT from the coding sequence ATGACAGAAAAATCAGTCAAAATTGTTGAACCAGCGGATTCCGCCACTGTTATTCTTGTACGCGATGGCGCGCAGGGCCTTGAGGTCCTGATGGGCATGCGCCACGGCAATATCAAATTTGGCGGCGGGGCCTATGTATTTCCGGGCGGCAAGGTTGATTCCCGGGATGAAAAGGCCGAACTGGAAATGACGGCCACCGATGCGCAGAGGCTGCCGGAACAGTTCCGCGGATTTCGTTTTACAGCCATTCGTGAGGTTTTCGAGGAAACAGGGCTCATTATTGGCAAAATGAACCAGCAGCCGCTGAGCGAAGATCAGCGCCGGGCCATAGACGAAAAATACCGGGACCTTGTGCATTATGAGGGGATGTGCCTGCTCGACTTCCTTCGCGAGACCGGGGTTGAGCCGGATCTGGAAGCCTGCGTGCCCTTTGCACACTGGATCACACCAATCGTCCAGCCAAAACGGTTTGATACCCGTTTCTTTGTCTGTAAGGCCCCCAAAGGTCAGGTGGCCAAGGCCGACGGACAGGAAATCGTTGATCTGATCTGGGCGCAGCCACAGGACGTCATTGACCAGGCCGAAGGTACCTTGATGTTTCCTACCTTGATGAATTTAAAAAAAATTTCCGGTTATGGGACAGTCCGGGAACTGTTGGACGATATCTCAGGTCAGAAAATTATCACTGTTCTGCCGGAAATAAGAAAAAATGAGAAAGGTGAAATCCGTATTATCGCTGAAGAGGCAGGATACGGAAGTGTGGATCAGAAAGATATTCATCCCGGTACTATAAATACTTAG
- the proS gene encoding proline--tRNA ligase: MRLSTYFLPTLKENPSEAQVISHRLMLRAGMIRQTSAGIYIWLPLGLKVLRNIENIVREEQNRAGAQELLMPTIQSADLWQESGRYDAYGKEMLRIVDRHDREMLYGPTNEEMITDLFRNNLKSYKDVPKMLYHIQWKFRDEIRPRFGVMRGREFLMKDTYSFDLDEESARESYNRMYVAYLRTFARLGLVAIPVKADTGAIGGDLSHEFQILAETGESTLYYDKAIESFELHKLTGEIDAETISSLQGIYAMEEEKHDPASCPVAESDLRTAKGVEVGHIFYFGTKYSEAMNAQVTGPDGKMVNVEMGSYGIGVSRLVGALIEANHDDNGIIWPEAVAPYKVGLINLRGKDEACTAASEALYQKMLNAGIDVLYDDRDAGGGVKFANMDLIGLPWQAVIGPKGLEKGVIEFKNRRTGEREELSEEELLNRLTA, encoded by the coding sequence ATGCGCCTTTCTACATATTTTCTTCCCACGCTGAAAGAAAACCCCAGTGAAGCCCAGGTGATATCCCATCGCCTGATGTTGCGGGCAGGCATGATACGCCAGACAAGCGCCGGTATTTATATCTGGTTGCCGCTTGGACTGAAGGTTTTACGCAATATCGAAAATATCGTTCGTGAGGAACAGAACCGGGCAGGGGCACAGGAACTTCTGATGCCGACCATTCAGTCTGCGGACCTCTGGCAGGAAAGCGGCAGATATGATGCCTACGGCAAGGAAATGCTGCGCATTGTCGACCGGCACGACCGTGAAATGCTTTACGGTCCCACCAACGAGGAAATGATTACAGACCTGTTTCGCAACAATCTGAAAAGCTACAAGGATGTGCCGAAGATGCTTTATCACATCCAGTGGAAGTTCAGGGACGAAATCCGGCCCAGGTTCGGGGTGATGCGTGGCCGGGAATTCCTGATGAAGGATACCTACAGTTTCGATCTGGATGAAGAAAGCGCCCGGGAATCCTATAACAGGATGTATGTGGCGTATCTGCGTACATTTGCCCGTCTTGGTCTGGTGGCCATTCCGGTGAAGGCGGATACCGGCGCCATTGGCGGTGACCTCAGCCACGAATTCCAGATACTGGCGGAAACCGGTGAAAGCACGCTTTATTACGACAAGGCCATTGAAAGTTTTGAACTGCACAAACTGACCGGTGAGATTGATGCGGAAACCATTTCCAGTCTCCAGGGCATATACGCCATGGAGGAGGAAAAGCATGATCCTGCAAGCTGTCCCGTCGCGGAATCTGATCTGCGCACCGCCAAGGGGGTCGAGGTCGGGCATATTTTCTATTTCGGAACCAAATATTCCGAAGCCATGAATGCCCAGGTAACAGGCCCTGACGGGAAAATGGTCAATGTTGAAATGGGGTCCTACGGTATCGGTGTCTCCCGTCTGGTAGGCGCTTTGATCGAGGCCAACCATGATGACAACGGGATCATCTGGCCGGAAGCCGTGGCGCCTTACAAAGTAGGCCTGATAAACCTGCGCGGCAAGGACGAAGCCTGCACAGCGGCCAGTGAGGCTCTGTACCAAAAAATGCTCAATGCCGGGATAGACGTTCTTTATGATGACCGGGATGCCGGCGGCGGGGTCAAGTTCGCCAATATGGACCTGATCGGATTGCCCTGGCAGGCGGTGATCGGTCCCAAAGGGCTGGAAAAAGGTGTCATCGAATTTAAAAACCGGCGGACGGGCGAACGTGAAGAGCTGAGCGAAGAAGAGCTTCTGAACCGCCTGACGGCATAG
- a CDS encoding ABC transporter ATP-binding protein, producing the protein MNKTPILQLKDIHRHFFQGGEDLHILRGINLEINPGETVSLVGASGAGKSTLLHITGLLEKADKGEVIIDGQSCNGLSDIRRTRIRRHEIGFVYQFHHLLPEFTALENVVMPQLIAGVGTKKARDRASELLGKMGLTERLTHRPSQLSGGEQQRVAIARALANRPKLLLADEPTGNLDEATGGEVLQILLDLALEEGTAALLATHNKEFSKRTGRCVTLRDGTLHNS; encoded by the coding sequence ATGAATAAAACTCCTATTCTGCAGCTTAAAGATATTCATCGGCATTTCTTTCAGGGGGGGGAGGACCTCCATATCCTGAGAGGAATAAATCTGGAAATTAACCCAGGTGAAACCGTTTCCCTGGTCGGGGCGTCCGGCGCCGGTAAATCCACGTTGCTGCATATCACCGGCCTTCTGGAAAAAGCGGACAAGGGCGAAGTCATCATCGACGGGCAATCCTGCAATGGCCTGTCCGATATTCGCCGGACCCGGATTCGCCGCCATGAAATCGGTTTTGTCTATCAGTTCCATCATCTTCTGCCGGAATTCACAGCCCTGGAAAATGTGGTGATGCCGCAACTGATCGCCGGTGTCGGCACTAAAAAAGCCCGCGACCGGGCGTCGGAACTGCTTGGCAAGATGGGCCTTACGGAACGTCTGACACACCGTCCGTCGCAGCTTTCCGGCGGGGAACAGCAGCGGGTGGCCATCGCCCGGGCCCTGGCCAACAGGCCAAAGCTTCTGCTTGCTGACGAACCGACCGGCAACCTGGACGAGGCGACCGGTGGCGAGGTTCTGCAAATTCTGCTGGACCTTGCCCTTGAAGAGGGAACGGCGGCTTTGCTTGCCACCCACAACAAGGAATTCTCCAAGAGAACCGGTCGTTGTGTCACCTTGAGGGACGGAACACTGCACAATAGCTAG
- a CDS encoding DUF1467 family protein gives MGIVEHIVVFSVAWWLILFMVLPFGVRNHHESGEEGEDGIEMAAPVKPNIGKKMLITTGITFVVWLCFWAIIEFKLISLG, from the coding sequence ATGGGTATTGTTGAACATATCGTCGTCTTTTCCGTTGCCTGGTGGCTGATCCTTTTCATGGTTCTGCCGTTTGGCGTCCGAAATCATCATGAGAGTGGTGAGGAAGGAGAAGATGGCATCGAGATGGCGGCACCGGTTAAACCGAATATCGGCAAAAAAATGCTGATCACTACGGGAATTACCTTTGTGGTCTGGCTCTGTTTCTGGGCAATCATTGAATTCAAGCTGATTTCGCTTGGCTGA
- the rpsB gene encoding 30S ribosomal protein S2, with product MALPSFTMRQLLEAGVHFGHQAHRWNPRMGDYIFGVRNKVHIINLSITVPLLHRAMEQVRDVTASGGRVLFVGTKRQASGPIADAAKRCGQYFVNHRWLGGMLTNWQTISNSIKRLKTLEELLSQEHSGLTKKEILQLTRERDKLERSLGGIKDMGGLPNVIVVIDTNKEELAIQEAKKLGIPVVGILDTNSNPEGVDFPVPGNDDATRAIQLYCDLLADSVLEGIQQELTQQGVDLGAEEIPVEPALAAEEETAEAPAEEPAAEEVAAPVVEAAVEAAEEEKAS from the coding sequence ATGGCACTGCCTAGCTTTACCATGCGTCAGCTTTTGGAAGCTGGTGTACATTTTGGCCACCAGGCCCACCGTTGGAACCCTCGTATGGGCGATTATATCTTCGGTGTACGCAACAAAGTTCATATCATCAACCTGTCAATCACTGTTCCGCTTCTGCATCGTGCAATGGAGCAGGTACGTGACGTTACTGCTTCAGGCGGTCGCGTGCTGTTTGTCGGTACCAAACGCCAGGCTTCAGGCCCGATTGCGGACGCTGCCAAACGTTGCGGTCAGTATTTTGTCAATCATCGCTGGCTCGGCGGCATGCTGACCAACTGGCAGACAATTTCCAACTCAATCAAACGCCTCAAGACCCTGGAAGAACTCCTGAGCCAGGAACATTCCGGTCTGACTAAAAAGGAAATTCTGCAGCTGACCCGTGAGCGGGACAAACTGGAACGGTCCCTTGGCGGCATCAAGGACATGGGCGGCCTGCCCAATGTTATTGTTGTGATTGACACGAACAAGGAAGAACTGGCCATTCAGGAAGCCAAAAAGCTCGGCATTCCTGTTGTTGGCATTCTCGATACAAACAGTAATCCCGAAGGTGTGGATTTCCCAGTTCCGGGGAACGATGACGCTACTCGTGCGATCCAGCTCTATTGCGACCTGCTTGCTGACTCTGTTCTGGAAGGTATCCAGCAGGAACTGACACAGCAGGGTGTTGACCTTGGTGCAGAGGAAATCCCCGTTGAGCCGGCTTTGGCTGCTGAAGAAGAGACTGCAGAGGCACCGGCTGAAGAGCCTGCTGCCGAAGAAGTAGCTGCTCCTGTCGTGGAAGCAGCTGTAGAAGCTGCGGAAGAAGAAAAAGCTTCTTAA